The Papaver somniferum cultivar HN1 chromosome 3, ASM357369v1, whole genome shotgun sequence genome includes a region encoding these proteins:
- the LOC113360294 gene encoding metalloendoproteinase 4-MMP-like: MDIDDVSGKSVVQEGEGVADGREVQGEDSSAAVGVTPIVPQEVAAALAVAEAACEFEHLDLHRSNEVKRRNLCLREDKCGQEHLDIRFVFCIHRGEAIHSIGLSDDPALFEGPKSCRQSRTTEDKKGCTRKDWEARNTVLYENPNKNITTLSDQVMPFRCGVDENHAHKLHITKHFSYINGHRHTWDRPTLMLNYALSPNHTIDYIKASEIRAALKRAFSVWSSAINVNFTETQDYEHANITIGFYHGDHGDGDPFDNTTVLAHATGPGRGAEFHFNAAFTFAVDFNSEKSDTAYDLESVAVHEIGHILGLDHSSIPEAVMWPHGSPRTIKVKLSLDDVYGAQLIYGSNPDFNLDSVMNRASKSFGLGEIMTISVSLLVTALFSCL; encoded by the exons ATGG atattgatgatgtttctggaaaaagTGTGGTACAAGAAGGGGAAGGTGttgctgatggcagagaagtacaaggTGAAGATAGTTCCGCTGCAGTGGGAGTTACACCTATAgttccacaagaa GTTGCAGCTGCCTTAGCTGTGGCAGAAGCTGCTTGTGAATTTGAACATCTAGATCTCCACCGGTCTAAT GAGGTGAAACGGAGAAATTTGTGCTTGAGGGAAGACAAATGTGGGCAAGAAC ATTTAGACATCCGCTTTGTTTTCTGCATACATAGAGGAGAAGCTATACATTCTATTGGCCTATCTGATGATCCAGCACTCTTTGAGGGTCCTAAAAGTTGTAGGCAG AGTCGAACTACAGAGGACAAAAAAGGATGTACAAGAAAAGATTGGGAAG CAAGAAACACTGTTTTATATGAGaatccaaacaagaatatcactACTCTATCTGATCAAGTTATGCCATTTAGATGCGGGGTGGATGAAAACCATGCTCACAAGTTGCACATAACGAAACACTTCTCGTATATTAATGGCCACCGACACACTTGGGATCGTCCAACTTTGATGTTAAACTACGCCTTGTCTCCAAATCACACCATCGATTACATAAAAGCTTCAGAGATTCGTGCTGCTCTTAAACGTGCTTTCTCGGTATGGTCATCAGCCATTAATGTTAATTTTACGGAAACTCAAGACTACGAGCACGCCAACATCACCATCGGTTTTTACCATGGTGACCATGGAGATGGAGATCCATTTGATAATACTACGGTGCTTGCACATGCAACCGGTCCGGGAAGAGGCGCGGAATTTCATTTTAACGCGGCATTTACTTTTGCAGTTGATTTCAATTCCGAGAAATCAGATACGGCCTATGATTTGGAATCCGTCGCAGTACATGAAATAGGTCATATTTTAGGGCTGGATCATTCATCAATTCCTGAAGCTGTCATGTGGCCTCATGGATCCCCAAGAACCATAAAGGTGAAGTTATCATTGGACGATGTGTATGGTGCTCAACTTATATATGGCTCAAACCCAGATTTTAACCTTGATTCTGTAATGAACCGTGCAAGTAAGTCATTTGGTTTAGGAGAAATCATGACAATTTCTGTTTCGTTACTAGTTACAGCATTGTTTTCTTGTCTCTAA